GGTTCGGCTGAAAGCGCCGTCACTGTTCTCGACCATCGTCTCGCCGAGCTGGCTTCAAACCCACGAGGGGTTCGGCTGAAAGGGCCTGTACCCCGCGTTCTAGGTCTTTTAGCTTGGCGCTTCAAACCCACGAGGGGTTCGGCTGAAAGCGCGTGTGTTGATCCCGTCGCTGAACAGAGTGACTGCTTCAAACCCACGAGGGGTTCGGCTGAAAGCATATGTTGATAATCGAGGACGGAAAGGGGGACAGCTTCAAACCCACGAGGGGTTCGGCTGAAAGCGGAACGCCGTCGACGCCACTTCGGCCCCTTGGCCGCTTCAAACCCACGAGGGGTTCGGCTGAAAGGGTGTCGACCAGTTTGACGTTGCTGTAACTGAGATCGCTTCAAACCCACGAGGGGTTCGGCTGAAAGGTGGCGAGTGCCTTAGACGACACCATGCCGTCTGCCCGCTTCAAACCCACGAGGGGTTCGGCTGAAAGTCCGTCTCATCAGCCGGAACGTAGAAGTACGGCTCGCTTCAAACCCACGAGGGGTTCGGCTGAAAGTTGCTGTGCGGTGCGTTGCTGTACTGTTGTGTTACTGCTTCAAACCCACGAGGGGTTCGGCTGAAAGTGGCGAGTGCCTTAGACGACACCATGCCGTCTGCCCGCTTCAAACCCACGAGGGGTTCGGCTGAAAGGCGACGGTCGAGAAGAGCGATTCCTAGATAGTGCTTCAAACCCACGAGGGGTTCGGCTGAAAGTCTGGGTTGATACCTTCAGTAGTAACCCTTCAGTAGCTTCAAACCCACGAGGGGTTCGGCTGAAAGTCGATGTCGTTCTCGACCGGCTGGACGGCGTCGATGCTTCAAACCCACGAGGGGTTCGGCTGAAAGGACTCCGAGGCCCCGACCGCGTCGGCCCACGCTTGGCTTCAAACCCACGAGGGGTTCGGCTGAAAGCTCACCGCGAGGCTCGTACACACCCTCGTCTGAGTTGCTTCAAACCCACGAGGGGTTCGGCTGAAAGGGCGCTCGGATCGTCGGCAGAACCAACATGTCCTCGCTTCAAACCCACGAGGGGTTCGGCTGAAAGACGCCGGCAGCTGCGCGGCGTCACCCGAGTCGTCGCTTCAAACCCACGAGGGGTTCGGCTGAAAGGCATTCCCGAGGAAAAGCGGTCGGTTCAACTCAAGCTTCAAACCCACGAGGGGTTCGGCTGAAAGGCGGCCCGACCAACGCCCGAACCTTCGTCGAAGACGCGCTTCAAACCCACGAGGGGTTCGGCTGAAAGGCGACGCCGGCGCCCTCAAGTTCCCACGGATACGGGCTTCAAACCCACGAGGGGTTCGGCTGAAAGTATCTTCGTCTTCGCGACGCTTCCGAACGACTCGGCTTCAAACCCACGAGGGGTTCGGCTGAAAGCCCCACGATTGAGGCACTCTCCCGCAAGGGCGACGCTTCAAACCCACGAGGGGTTCGGCTGAAAGGCGGAGTCCGACCGCGCCCAGGCCGCCGGCGAGGTCGCTTCAAACCCACGAGGGGTTCGGCTGAAAGAACGCGAAGCCTGAGGGCGACGATACGTGGCGGAAGCTTCAAACCCACGAGGGGTTCGGCTGAAAGGAGTACACGTTCGTCGACGCGACGGACAACACGCCGCTTCAAACCCACGAGGGGTTCGGCTGAAAGTAGGCTGTTCCCGTTTGAGTCGGTGAAGTCCTTGCTTCAAACCCACGAGGGGTTCGGCTGAAAGGCCGTCTATCCAGTAGGTCCCTCCGAGCGCCTCGATGCTTCAAACCCACGAGGGGTTCGGCTGAAAGTCTGAATCGGCGTTGTCGCCAGCCCACGGATGATAGCTTCAAACCCACGAGGGGTTCGGCTGAAAGCCTCCTCGTGTCGCTATCGCTGGCTCAAACCGGGGGCTTCAAACCCACGAGGGGTTCGGCTGAAAGTCGCGGCCGACCAGCGGGGACTACGACGACCAGATGCTTCAAACCCACGAGGGGTTCGGCTGAAAGGATGGCTGGGAATCGGCTGGCAGAGCGAGATACGAGCTTCAAACCCACGAGGGGTTCGGCTGAAAGACGAGATTGTCCACCCGTTCGGCGCGTTTACCTGTGGCTTCAAACCCACGAGGGGTTCGGCTGAAAGTGGCGCAAGACAGGGTCACAGTCGCTTTTTCGAACGGCTTCAAACCCACGAGGGGTTCGGCTGAAAGCCCCACGATTGAGGCACTCTCCCGCGATGGCGACGCTTCAAACCCACGAGGGGTTCGGCTGAAAGGTGGATCGCACCGCACACCTCCCGGTCGATCCGGACGCTTCAAACCCACGAGGGGTTCGGCTGAAAGCGGGATCGCGGACGTCATCACCGTCGACGAAGGCGCTTCAAACCCACGAGGGGTTCGGCTGAAAGGGCGGTTCGTTCACTGCCGTCGTAACGTACGACAAGCTTCAAACCCACGAGGGGTTCGGCTGAAAGGGTTCGACTTCGGCAGGGACAGGGCTTCACGGGCGCTTCAAACCCACGAGGGGTTCGGCTGAAAGCATTATCGACCCGGTTCCCTCGACCACGATCTTCCCGCTTCAAACCCACGAGGGGTTCGGCTGAAAGCACGAGCGCGTGGTCGTGATCATGCTCGACGAGATCGCTTCAAACCCACGAGGGGTTCGGCTGAAAGTTGAGTGGCTCGTCGTTTTCGGATTCGAACCGTGCTTCAAACCCACGAGGGGTTCGGCTGAAAGTCGGCAACTCCTCGATCTCGTCGGAATCCGAGACGCTTCAAACCCACGAGGGGTTCGGCTGAAAGGATCGTCGGTGTTGTCGACTGCGCTGAGGTGTTCGGCTTCAAACCCACGAGGGGTTCGGCTGAAAGTCGGCTTCTGCTTCGATTTGTTCAGTCATAAATGGTGCTTCAAACCCACGAGGGGTTCGGCTGAAAGTCGGCTTCTGCTTCGATTTGTTCAGTCATAAATGGTGCTTCAAACCCACGAGGGGTTCGGCTGAAAGGCCGGCAGGCCGAGCGTCGCGAGCGTGACGATCCCGCTTCAAACCCACGAGGGGTTCGGCTGAAAGACGAACAGACACGCAAGCTCAACATCCACATCGACGGGCTGTCGCTTCAAACCCACGAGGGGTTCGGCTGAAAGATGTGCCAATATAGGCCACACAAGGCTCATATACGTGGTCTATGATTTAGAACTTTCGTCGACCTCCAATTCTGGCCAAACCCTAGGGGGTCGACGGAAAACTACGTAAATCGACTCCCGGGGTCGTCGCCAGCACCTAAGACAGTGTGTTGAACCGCAGCTGAGACCTCCGCTTCGAAAATATAGATCGAGTCCTCATCGATCAGCTCCGACTTGATGTCCTGTTTGATTCCTACGAGCTGCCCCTCTGTGATGTCCCCATAAAACACGGACTGCTGGAGATGTTCCAGCCGCTTCCGGAGGAGTTTTCGGTAGATGTGGGTTCGTTCGGCGGGAACATCGTATGTCACAAGAACGAACATCTTACCACCACCGTTCGGTCGGCCGGTACGGCTCGCCGGTCAGTATGTGCTTCTTCAAACTGTACACATCCGTTTGCACGAGTGTTTTGTAGCTCACGTTTCGCTTTAGTCGGGGATGCTCGACTGTTTTATCAAGCGTTTCCTCATACTCGGCAAGCACTGTCAGTCGACCGTCTTCAGTAAGCAGACAGCCATCGAGATCCGATTCGAACTCATCAGGGCTGATCTGTCGACGGTTTACGAGCCGAAACAGCACACGATCCGCGAGTATCGGTTTATAAATATCCGCGATATCGAGCGAGAGCGTAAATCGGCGATCACCCGGTTCATGCATGAACCCGACTGTTGGATCAAGTGCTGTCTTGCGGATCGCAGAGACACAGGCCGTATAAACCATCGCGTTCAGGAACGAAATGAGCGCGTTCGTCTCGTTGGTCGGTGGATTGTATTCACGCCGATCTAGGGCGAACGGGTCACGCAGAATCTCACTGAAACACGAATAATAGGTTTTGCGTGCGGTTGCTTCGGTCCCACGAAGTCCGTCAATGCTTTCGGCTGTGCTTGCTTTCGTCTTGAGTGATTCGAGCCGATCGATTTCTGAGTCGAACGAACAGTCGCGGGCATTATAATAGACAAGATTTGCCCGCATATTATGGATACTCGCTTCGATCATCAACGTGGCAATCCCGAGTCGACGATCCGGATCATCATACGCGCGTACCTGCTCGACGACGGTGTTTCCCGAGAGATGGCTCCGTTTCGGGAGATATGACCCTTTGTAATAGTCCTTCCATCCGAACACGTGCGCAGGAACTCCGTGATCGTTGAGCAGGCCGAGTGCTCGGGTATTGAAATCGATCTGCCCGTGCAGATACAGCGTGTCGATACTTTCGACCGGTAGGTGTTCCACCTCCCCATCGAGGGTGTCGATTCTGAGTGTGTCTTCACTTCGCGACAGTTCGCCGTCGGTGAATACGTGATGATTGGGTTTCGTCATGATTAGAGCCAACAGATGTCTTGGTACAAACAGGAATCGCAGTATGGTTTTTTGTCGAGTGTCGGTGGACTATCGCTCTCGACTACGTCGATGATGCCACGGATCGTTTCCTCGACGGCGGCTGCGTTGTCCTCGGTGAGGCTGACCTCCTCGCGTGTTCGTTCGGCAGGATACGCCAGTACACCGTCCCGTTGGATGTCGAGGATTCGGTCGAGATACCAGAGGTAGTAAAGCAACTGCATCCGCGCAGGTTTTTCCAGCGTCGACGAGGCTTTGACCTCCATCACCTCACCGGAATCGAGCATATCGAGTGCGATTCGACCGTTTATTTGGAATGACCGGCGGTTATCACGATAGCTGGTCTCATCGATGTGTGTTCCGCGTCGGATGTTCGCTGCGCTGCGGTCGATATCGATTCCCCGCGAGGTAAACCAGAGTTCGCGTTTACAGACGTGATAGTACTGGACTAGCAGCCCAGTTACCCGAACACGAGGCTCACGATGTGGTGCACGTTCACGCTCAATAAACTCCGATATCAGTTCCTCGCTGCCGGGATCGTGATTCTGAGTCATCGAATAGTCCTCTGTTTGTCTGTGTCGACTAGTAGGACGCTCGTTCGGTACCACTCACAATTACACAGTGAGTGTGATCGGGAGCAAATCATACCGAGAACCGCCCTAAAATAGTGTCTTCGACACCTTGGAGTCCACCAGAGTCGAACCCGTATTCGAGACCACTCCCACCTCGATACTCAAAGACCTGTGCCCCCTCGTCGCCACGATCTCGGTGATCAATTCGTTGGATCTTCGGTGCGTCTTCCATCGTCCGAACCGGAAGCGATACGCGTAATTGTGAAGCTTCATCGAGTTTCTTGAACCCAAAACTGTCGTTTGCGCAGAACGCCTCAGTGATCTTTTCGAGAGTCTTCTTATCAGCTTCGGTTACTGCAACGAGGACGTCGACCGTTTCGTATCCGCCGATGAGTGATTGACGAGCAAGCCACCGTGCTTCCGCGTTTTCGATATGATCTCGGATGTCGGTGTTTGCGACGGATTTGGTCGTATGTATCTGCTCGAAATACGCTTCGACAGCGTGAAGCGAAATGGATACATCGGGAATCTGCTCGGTCTCTCCGATATCTGCAAGCACATCAGAGATGAGCCGAAGATGCCCGCGAACACCGGCCTCATTTGAGCCTCGTTCATACACGTACCCTGCAGGCGGTTTCTCCGTCGGTTCGGCTGGTGTTTCTTCGTCCGGATCAGCTATGGTCCACACGATGACCCGACCACCGTTTTTTCCCCACTCGTACGAGCGGTTGCACCGTCCTGCCGCTTGAACAATACTGTCTATCGGTGCGATATCGCGGAACACCGTTTTGAAACTTACATCGACACCGGCCTCGATGGCCTGTGTCGACACACAAACGAACCGAACGGGTGCTGTCGAGAGCATCGTCAATAGATGAATGAGTATCCGGCGGTCGAACGGCCGATATCGTGAGTTGAATGTCAACACGAACAGCGAGCTGGATTCAGGTGTCGACCACGACCCGGTTTTATCAACTGGAGGGATAAGTCGATGTGAGGCGAGCACCTCATAGGCAATCTCTTTTGGAGATTGCTCCGGATCGATTGCACTGATATTGTTGCTCGTCAGATACTCCCGAACAGCAACACCGAGATGGGCAACTGTCTCGTTCTCACAAATTATATCGGTGAGTTCTGCCGAGCTGGCGATAGTATTACACACCGTAAGCGTCGACTCGCCGGTTTCTGTACGGTCGATGATCCGCGTTGCGGCCTCCTCGTACCCGATAAATCCATTGTCGCTGTTGATCTGGTGAGTTAATGCAGTCTTATCAAGCGTGTACTGGACTCGTTCGGCCTGGTCGAAATAGCGTTCTTCATTCGCCGGTGGGAGGTCAGTCTCGTATGCTGGCCGTTGACTGCACGCTTCACACGCTGTTACGTTGTGTGTCTGTCCGTCCTCAAGCAATGAGACGGTGTTGACCTCTCGGAGCACCGAGGGCTGGGTAGCGGTCATCGAAATAATGTGGGTATCGAACTCGTCGGTCAGCGTCGAAAGCAGGCGTGGAATCGCGTCCCACCAGTCTTTCGGAAGTGCCTGTGGCTCATCGAGAATTACGATCCCCGAATCGAGCGCAGGGAGTTTCAACCCTTGCCGGTTTGAGGGTCCTGTGAGACTCTCAAACAGTTGTACGAAGGTTGTCAGAATCGTTCCATCACGCCACGACTCGCCGAGTAATCCAGCCTGATCCGCATCGGTTATGTCGACATCTGAATCGTCGTGATCCCCGTGAATGACGACGGTCTCGCTGAGATAATGATGGACGGTAAGTGCGGACCGTGTCGGGTCGACGCCCCACAGCTCCGGATTCTCGAATAACTCACGAGTCTGTTCGATAATACTCGTATACGGAAGTGCGTACACGAGTGGTCGTGGATGGTCTCTGTCATTACGTCCATCCAGAATATCTCGTGTTTCGAACCCAGCTGAAAGACCCGTGAACGTTTTTCCCAGTCCTGTCGGGAGTGTGAGTGTTGCGATGGCCGACTCATCGTTGTCGAGCCACTCGTGGACACCACAAACAGCCTGACGGCGTGCTCGCTCACGTTCGTCATTTAATGCTGCTTCGTGTTCGTCGTCAGGTGGTGTCGCTCGCAACCCTGCAATATACTGTTCAAGCGTCGACAAATCAAGCGTGTCGAAACCGAACAGTTCGTTGTCCGAGATCGTCATCGCATGGCTCTTGTCGGCAAGCGTGAGCGATGCCCAGTAGTGTATCGTTCGGTCATACAGTGCTTCTGGGAGGTTTTTATTCGACTTGCGTCGGCCGGTGAGTTCTGCTTCGGTACTCAGTGCTTGTAGGCCCGGGATGATTTCACCGTTGCTTGCCCATTTGTAGAACGCCTCCCAAGAGACCGTGTCGACGGTATCGAACTGCTGGCCTGCCATCGCAAAGAACTCGTCTGCGGCTTCGGGCCATGTGTCGTCAATACGATCAAGTTGTGCCTGAATCACAGCCTCATCAAACGCCTCGATTAGTGTGTTTGCTGTATACTCTGCGGCGTTAGGCAACGCTTGGTGATGTCGTGCAACCGCGAGCGTTGCAGCAAGACAATCGCGGTCGGAGGCACTGGCCCGATTGAGGACGAACCACGTTGCGAGTGCTCCAAGCCGTGCGTGGTTCTTTTCTGCATCAGGTCCTTCGTATTCCTCGTCTGGACGCACGTGTTCTTGGAACTGCGGCGTTGCTTTCCCGAAGTCGTGGAGCGTTGCTGCGACCCACAGCCACAGTTCTCGTTCAGTTGGGCCAGCAAACAGTGTCGTCGCTCGTTCGGGAACACTAGTGCTGTGTGCTGTCAGTAGTAGGTGACCTTCCTCAGTTGTCTGGTCTGCTGGATGTTGCCGGTTCTTATCGGTCTCTCTCGGATGCGAAATGAGTGGGAGTTCCATATAGGGGAATTGGATTTTTTGATTACCGGAAGACGACTGTTCGATCACCGACCGACACCGGTGTTACATCTGCCGTAGAGCCAACTCGAACGGGCGTATCAGCTGAGCGTGTATACACGTAGTCGTCGAAACGTGTCGTTTTCCGTCCGCCAAGGGTCGCCTCCATGACTGCCGGTGAGCGTTCGATGTCGTAGGTAACTCCCTGTTGTGGGATTACCTCGGACAGTGAACCCGGAACGACCGAGTCGACATCGTACTGCTCGGCCTCAGCAAGCTCCGTTGGCGAAACGTCGGTCTCGACGTCTTCAACCGTACAGAGATACTCGGACTTGCCAAGGCTCGGCGGGTAGTAGGACTCCTCGTTATCGAGTCGACGTTCGAGTTTCTCGTAGTAGGCTTCGTCTTCAACAGCTACGTCGATACGATATACCGGATCGGTGAGCAGCTCGTACGCGTGTATTTGTCGGTCGCCCTCCGTATCCTGATATGTGAGTGCGTAACTCCGTCGACTCCCTGCTGTCTTCGTCACTGCCTGTTTTGGATCCGTCCCTAACCCGGTTGTTGGAACATTGACGGTTCGGATATCAAATAACGGCGTGATGGCGATAGCGGATGTATCAGCTCCAAAGACATCGTAGTACGAGTCTCGGTCGCTGCCGACGATAGCTGCGAGCATCCCAGCGACAGTAGTCCGTGGTGGTATCCGATAGGTTTGTTTCGTAACACTACGCCCGACGCGCTTGAAATGCCCCCATGTCGACCGGACGGTCAACGAAAGGCAAGTATCAGGCACGCCGCTGGCGTTGATGGATGGTGTCATTGAAGTTGTGATATGCCGGTGGGCTTACTCCGCGAAATCACGCTCTTCGAGAACGTCGATCTGGTGGACTGAGTGGCCTTCCGATTCGAGATGGTCGCCGAACTCGCTCGCCGGGATCGTCTTATCACCGGTTGTCAGTGTCAGATAGTCACTTCCCACGACGTGGACGGTCTCGATCCGATCCTCGGCGCGATCCAACGCCGTAACGAGATTCGAGACATCCAAGACGACATCGTTGATCGAACGGAGCGGTTTGTCGTTTTCATCGGACAGCGTGACATGGTTGTGAAGTCCACCGATGTGATAATTATCAGGTTTGTACTCCGGTCGAACGTAGAGCCGTGGCTCTTGGCCCAGTTTTGACCGGGATGTCGTCTGGTTCTTCAACGCACGCCAGCAGAGCGAATCGAGACGTTTGACATCTGTCTCGGACAGATTCGTCGACTCTGCGCCGTGGTTGTCGACCAACCCCCAGAAGGGAAAGATCCCGTATTTGATTCTCTTGTCGTCGAGATCGAATCCACCCTGCCGGTTCCCATCGCCCGTAGAGATGACGCTCGTGAGAGAATCGTACTCCTCGTTGTCTTCAACCTCGTTCAACGATTTCGCTGGCAGGAACTGAACCGGCCCCTGATACTGGTTCGGAAGCGCACTCCCGAGGGCTTGTCGGAGTTTTTCGTCCTCTTCATCGTCACTTGACTCGAAACTCATCGTTGCGCCGAAGTACCGAACGTCAGTGGCGGCCGCAAGGAATCGTTCACCGACGTCTTCGATCTCTTCGATGTCGTCTACGTCGTCGATATCTTCGA
This genomic stretch from Halorubrum lacusprofundi ATCC 49239 harbors:
- the cas4 gene encoding CRISPR-associated protein Cas4, with product MTQNHDPGSEELISEFIERERAPHREPRVRVTGLLVQYYHVCKRELWFTSRGIDIDRSAANIRRGTHIDETSYRDNRRSFQINGRIALDMLDSGEVMEVKASSTLEKPARMQLLYYLWYLDRILDIQRDGVLAYPAERTREEVSLTEDNAAAVEETIRGIIDVVESDSPPTLDKKPYCDSCLYQDICWL
- the cas2 gene encoding CRISPR-associated endonuclease Cas2 gives rise to the protein MFVLVTYDVPAERTHIYRKLLRKRLEHLQQSVFYGDITEGQLVGIKQDIKSELIDEDSIYIFEAEVSAAVQHTVLGAGDDPGSRFT
- the cas5b gene encoding type I-B CRISPR-associated protein Cas5b; amino-acid sequence: MTPSINASGVPDTCLSLTVRSTWGHFKRVGRSVTKQTYRIPPRTTVAGMLAAIVGSDRDSYYDVFGADTSAIAITPLFDIRTVNVPTTGLGTDPKQAVTKTAGSRRSYALTYQDTEGDRQIHAYELLTDPVYRIDVAVEDEAYYEKLERRLDNEESYYPPSLGKSEYLCTVEDVETDVSPTELAEAEQYDVDSVVPGSLSEVIPQQGVTYDIERSPAVMEATLGGRKTTRFDDYVYTRSADTPVRVGSTADVTPVSVGDRTVVFR
- the cas1b gene encoding type I-B CRISPR-associated endonuclease Cas1b; amino-acid sequence: MTKPNHHVFTDGELSRSEDTLRIDTLDGEVEHLPVESIDTLYLHGQIDFNTRALGLLNDHGVPAHVFGWKDYYKGSYLPKRSHLSGNTVVEQVRAYDDPDRRLGIATLMIEASIHNMRANLVYYNARDCSFDSEIDRLESLKTKASTAESIDGLRGTEATARKTYYSCFSEILRDPFALDRREYNPPTNETNALISFLNAMVYTACVSAIRKTALDPTVGFMHEPGDRRFTLSLDIADIYKPILADRVLFRLVNRRQISPDEFESDLDGCLLTEDGRLTVLAEYEETLDKTVEHPRLKRNVSYKTLVQTDVYSLKKHILTGEPYRPTERWW
- the cas7b gene encoding type I-B CRISPR-associated protein Cas7/Csh2; the encoded protein is MTLNRSEILFIYDAQDCNPNGNPIGDNRPRRDPDTGQGIITDVRLKRYLRDQLLDDGFDIYVKKLDGDARPRTTLALDVLEDIDDVDDIEEIEDVGERFLAAATDVRYFGATMSFESSDDEEDEKLRQALGSALPNQYQGPVQFLPAKSLNEVEDNEEYDSLTSVISTGDGNRQGGFDLDDKRIKYGIFPFWGLVDNHGAESTNLSETDVKRLDSLCWRALKNQTTSRSKLGQEPRLYVRPEYKPDNYHIGGLHNHVTLSDENDKPLRSINDVVLDVSNLVTALDRAEDRIETVHVVGSDYLTLTTGDKTIPASEFGDHLESEGHSVHQIDVLEERDFAE
- a CDS encoding CRISPR-associated endonuclease Cas3'', which translates into the protein MELPLISHPRETDKNRQHPADQTTEEGHLLLTAHSTSVPERATTLFAGPTERELWLWVAATLHDFGKATPQFQEHVRPDEEYEGPDAEKNHARLGALATWFVLNRASASDRDCLAATLAVARHHQALPNAAEYTANTLIEAFDEAVIQAQLDRIDDTWPEAADEFFAMAGQQFDTVDTVSWEAFYKWASNGEIIPGLQALSTEAELTGRRKSNKNLPEALYDRTIHYWASLTLADKSHAMTISDNELFGFDTLDLSTLEQYIAGLRATPPDDEHEAALNDERERARRQAVCGVHEWLDNDESAIATLTLPTGLGKTFTGLSAGFETRDILDGRNDRDHPRPLVYALPYTSIIEQTRELFENPELWGVDPTRSALTVHHYLSETVVIHGDHDDSDVDITDADQAGLLGESWRDGTILTTFVQLFESLTGPSNRQGLKLPALDSGIVILDEPQALPKDWWDAIPRLLSTLTDEFDTHIISMTATQPSVLREVNTVSLLEDGQTHNVTACEACSQRPAYETDLPPANEERYFDQAERVQYTLDKTALTHQINSDNGFIGYEEAATRIIDRTETGESTLTVCNTIASSAELTDIICENETVAHLGVAVREYLTSNNISAIDPEQSPKEIAYEVLASHRLIPPVDKTGSWSTPESSSLFVLTFNSRYRPFDRRILIHLLTMLSTAPVRFVCVSTQAIEAGVDVSFKTVFRDIAPIDSIVQAAGRCNRSYEWGKNGGRVIVWTIADPDEETPAEPTEKPPAGYVYERGSNEAGVRGHLRLISDVLADIGETEQIPDVSISLHAVEAYFEQIHTTKSVANTDIRDHIENAEARWLARQSLIGGYETVDVLVAVTEADKKTLEKITEAFCANDSFGFKKLDEASQLRVSLPVRTMEDAPKIQRIDHRDRGDEGAQVFEYRGGSGLEYGFDSGGLQGVEDTILGRFSV